Proteins encoded together in one Oreochromis aureus strain Israel breed Guangdong linkage group 23, ZZ_aureus, whole genome shotgun sequence window:
- the fyco1a gene encoding FYVE and coiled-coil domain-containing protein 1 → MAAGTRVEENQLQRIIRDLHESVAELAKEYRETGEPITDDSTNLQKFANKLEYLLQFDQKEKTTFLGTKKDYWDYFSECLAKIKGANDGIRFVKSITELKTSLGKGRAFIRYSLVHQRLADTLQQCLMNQRVTSDWYYARSPFLKPHLSVDIISHLYELNEVQFDVASRGYDLDASWPTFARRTLGSANSPGHMWKPPSRSSSINSLASSYSQQASEFLSSPDYGQGLLNDLNESLPACREDVSEVEELRLELDRSELKHRELLDKMQQLGEESEELRGVVVDLQRQLDASLTLNEQQKGLQENFQALQQRETALSREVEALRTGEQAKEAEQLLLQEKLAVAEGKNIELMAKLDGFLNEKGQQAAKSFDSAQKIHELLDRLKEAEKGKLEAVAEVEKKRRQTERLEEELRVKETSAKDAETKLGALLSSVSEEKVKLEEKVEEQCFTVDKLQGTLIVKEKEASNLQRQLQDLQRSLEEKEKEVVEVKKRAQEDKDEMQKNIGDLKESLEAEVASLIEQLKGKEVELASSLETLQQLQSKNQGLITERDKLNTRIAELEGNVKEQATKIESCKMEYSELEKEMAENRSVLEAELAALRASEKQLRSQLDDTKMTVDEKEKRLREENCKLDESLQRATMAAKLSETTLKRLEQENQSLREEQNTVKAALNLVQADLKNAHGQIGELEKNLGASRKNEASLQEQLQVKEAQLESKETDLVKLQSRLNDLEAKEKELEIAKADAEATCAKQSEMLKSVTSEKQAMETVQLERSAVEAKENQEIIGKLAVVEGQLEVRMKEVSRLQAEVLDLRVQVQRSEEENLKLKAQLEVTEAQRNELRTLTEQLKSQTEALNQKHVAELVECKKKEEALIEKHDHEVAAHAELAIAAAAMREELSTLKAHNSKLALENNEIREGLHRANTEMAELGMTICKLSAEKEEVRGHWEGDSGKIIELEKGVERLEKCMEELQLENNSLRKELTQKEALPQTIMELQEELEKTKNQVQTIKDSNREEMEAIKFQMSSESMNYQVQIKSLNEQLDKVTAELQEEQRNKSSLQAKVSEQEAENEEYLHLTREKDAHITKTEATIRENESEIQQLKDAATRAEEALLAAQKTCEELKEKLKTTEADKQSSHLKMTAEIDDLNRTKTNLEERLIELLKDKDALWQKSDALEFEQKLRAEERWWLVDQEATNCLDCKGQFTWWLRRHHCRLCGRIFCYYCSNNYVVTKQSGKKERCCRHCYTQHSAVVERFTAAELSPSDVQPPPPGPGPQPPPEPAPYIPTPRVTVSDPSNTSEAFDIITEEEVNGVYDSDTTSQTTAGSLEGEQDRRHPGALDLSTGEVTPDDEQVPTVQDSEINLLKSGEVTVAVPLTIDDISKFGESSRELFIKSSSYSVITVAVIDSGPTISWMFSSEPKSISFSVVYRESTDTPVQQSKVLIPLTRCVSHKETIQGQLKVRHPGLYTLIFDNSFSRFISKKVFYHLTMEKSIIYDGSDCP, encoded by the exons CTAAAAACATCTCTGGGGAAGGGAAGAGCATTTATTCGCTACTCCCTCGTACATCAGCGACTGGCTGACACGCTGCAGCAGTGCCTAATGAACCAGAGAGTCACCAG TGACTGGTACTATGCAAGAAGTCCCTTCTTGAAGCCCCACCTTAGTGTGGACATCATCAGTCACCTGTACGAGCTCAATGAAGTCCAGTTTGACGTAGCATCAAGAGGTTATGACCTTGATGCCTCCTGGCCGACTTTTGCAAG GAGGACACTGGGAAGTGCAAACTCACCTGGCCATATGTGGAAACCACCCAGTCGCAGTTCCAGTATTAACAGTCTGGCCAGCTCTTACTCCCAG CAAGCATCTGAGTTCCTTTCCAGCCCTGACTATGGTCAGGGTCTGCTGAATGACCTGAATGAGTCGCTGCCTGCCTGCAGAGAAGATGTCAGTGAAGTTGAAGAACTTCGACTTGAGCTTGACCGTTCAGAATTAAAGCACCGAGAACTCCTTGATAAGATGCAGCAGCTTGGCGAGGAGAGTGAAGAGCTGAGGGGAGTTGTTGTAGATCTGCAGAGACAGCTGGATGCATCGCTTACACTCAATGAGCAACAAAAGGGCTTGCAAGAAAACTTTCAGGctctgcagcagagagagaCGGCTTTATCCAGAGAGGTAGAAGCACTCAGAACTGGGGAACAAGCCAAGGAGGCTGAGCAGCTGCTGCTTCAGGAAAAGCTGGCTGTTGCTGAGGGGAAGAACATAGAGCTCATGGCCAAGTTGGATGGGTTTCTGAATGAGAAGGGCCAGCAGGCAGCCAAGTCCTTTGATTCTGCACAAAAGATACATGAGTTGCTGGACAGGTTGAAAGAAGCAGAGAAAGGGAAGTTAGAAGCAGTAGCTGAGGttgagaagaagaggaggcaaACAGAAAGGCTAGAGGAGGAGCTTAGAGTCAAAGAGACATCTGCAAAGGATGCTGAAACAAAACTCGGAGCATTACTTTCGTCTGTGTCTGAGGAGAAAGTCAAGTTGGAGGAAAAAGTGGAAGAGCAGTGCTTTACAGTTGACAAGTTGCAGGGGACCTTGATAGTGAAAGAGAAGGAGGCTAGCAACCTACAGAGGCAACTGCAAGACCTCCAACGATCTCtagaggagaaagagaaagaggtaGTAGAGGTGAAGAAGAGGGCACAAGAAGATAAAGATGAGATGCAGAAAAATATTGGTGACTTGAAAGAGTCTTTAGAAGCAGAAGTTGCTTCCCTTATAGAACAGCTTAAAGGAAAAGAGGTGGAGCTAGCCTCCAGCCTTGAGACACTACAACAGCTGCAAAGCAAGAACCAGGGTCTgatcacagagagagacaaactgAATACTAGGATTGCTGAGCTGGAGGGGAATGTCAAAGAACAAGCTACGAAGATAGAAAGCTGCAAGATGGAGTACTCCGAGCTAGAAAAGGAGATGGCAGAAAACAGATCAGTGCTTGAGGCTGAATTAGCAGCTTTAAGAGCTTCTGAGAAACAACTTAGAAGCCAGCTGGATGACACCAAGATGACAgtagatgaaaaagaaaagcgaCTGCGTGAAGAGAACTGTAAGCTGGATGAAAGTCTGCAGCGAGCCACCATGGCTGCAAAGCTCTCAGAGACCACATTGAAGCGTCTGGAGCAGGAGAATCAGAGTCTGAGAGAGGAGCAGAATACTGTGAAAGCAGCTCTTAACCTCGTCCAGGCAGACTTGAAGAATGCTCATGGACAAATTGGAGAATTGGAAAAAAACTTAGGAGCTTCACGCAAGAATGAAGCCAGTCTTCAGGAACAGCTTCAAGTGAAAGAGGCCCAGCTCGAGAGTAAAGAGACTGACCTTGTTAAGTTGCAGTCCAGGCTAAACGATTTGGAGGCCAAGGAGAAGGAACTTGAGATTGCCAAAGCTGATGCTGAAGCCACCTGTGCTAAACAGAGCGAAATGCTTAAAAGTGTGACCTCTGAGAAACAGGCGATGGAGACGGTGCAGTTGGAGAGGAGTGCTGTCGAAGCCAAGGAAAATCAGGAAATAATCGGAAAACTAGCTGTGGTTGAAGGCCAGTTGGAAGTCAGGATGAAAGAAGTGTCCAGACTCCAGGCGGAGGTCCTGGACCTTAGGGTGCAGGTGCAGAGATCTGAGGaagaaaacttaaaattaaAAGCACAGCTGGAGGTGACAGAAGCCCAAAGAAATGAGCTCAGGACCCTGACTGAGCAACTTAAATCCCAGACAGAGGCACTGAATCAGAAGCATGTTGCAGAGCTTGTGGAgtgcaaaaagaaagaagaggcgctcaTTGAAAAGCATGATCACGAAGTCGCTGCTCATGCCGAGCTAGCCATAGCTGCAGCTGCCATGCGAGAAGAGTTGTCTACCCTGAAGGCACACAATAGTAAGCTAGCTTTAGAGAACAACGAGATCCGTGAGGGTTTGCACAGGGCAAACACTGAGATGGCAGAGCTGGGGATGACCATCTGTAAACTCAGTGCAGAAAAAGAGGAGGTCAGAGGGCACTGGGAAGGCGATTCTGGGAAGATTATAGAGCTGGAGAAAGGGGTGGAGCGACTAGAGAAGTGTATGGAGGAACTACAGCTGGAGAATAACAGTTTAAGAAAGGAGCTTACACAGAAAGAGGCACTTCCGCAGACTATCATGGAGCTCCAAGAAGAACTGGAAAAGACTAAAAACCAAGTGCAAACCATTAAAGACTCGAACAGAGAGGAGATGGAGGCCATCAAGTTCCAGATGAGCTCAGAGAGCATGAACTATCAAGTGCAGATAAAG agtttgaacgAACAGTTGGACAAGGTGACGGCCGAGCtacaggaggagcagaggaacaagtccagCTTGCAGGCTAAAGTTTCTGAACAagag GCTGAGAATGAGGAATACTTGCACCTAACTAGAGAGAAAGATGCTCACATCACCAAGACAGAAGCAACCATTCGTGAGAATGAAAGCGAGATTCAGCAACTCAAAGACGCAGCAACCAG GGCTGAAGAAGCACTCCTGGCTGCACAAAAGACCTGCGAGGAATTAAAGGAGAAATTGAAGACAACGGAAGCTGACAAACAAAGCAGTCATCTGAAGATGACTGCAGAGATCGATGACCTCAACAGAACCAAGACGAACCTTGAAGAGCGGCTCATCGAGCTCTTAAA GGACAAAGATGCTCTGTGGCAGAAGTCCGATGCTCtggaatttgagcagaaactgcgAGCAGAGGAGCGTTGGTGGCTGGTGGATCAGGAGGCCACCAACTGTCTCGATTGCAAAGGCCAGTTCACTTGGTGGCTGCGCAGACATCATTGCAG GCTCTGTGGCCGCATCTTCTGCTACTACTGCAGCAACAACTATGTTGTGACCAAGCAAAGTGGGAAAAAGGAGCGCTGCTGCAGGCACTGCTACACCCAACATAGTGCAGTGGTGGAGAGGTTCACGGCAGCAGAGTTAAGCCCCTCGGATGTGCAGCCTCCTCCACCTGGACCTGGACCTCAACCACCTCCCGAACCAGCTCCATATATACCAACTCCCAGGGTCACAG TGTCAGATCCTAGTAACACATCTGAAGCTTTTGACATCATCACAGAAGAGGAGGTAAATGGTGTGTACGACAGTGATACCACCTCTCAGACCACTGCAGGGTCCCTGGAGGGAGAACAAGACCGCAGGCATCCAGGAGCGCTGGATTT AAGCACAGGAGAAGTAACCCCTGATGACGAGCAAGTTCCCACTGTTCAGGATTCAGAGATCAACCTTCTCAAATCAGGAGAAGTCAC GGTGGCTGTCCCTCTCACCATTGATGATATCTCTAAGTTTGGTGAGAGTTCCCGGGAGCTCTTCATTAAGTCCAGTAGCTACAGTGTTAttactgttgctgtgattgATTCTGGGCCAACTATAAGCTGGATGTTTTCCTCCGAGCCCAAGAGCATCTCCTTCAGTGTGGTTTACCGGGAGTCCACTGACACTCCGGTGCAACAGTCAAAG GTCCTGATTCCTCTCACTCGCTGCGTTTCCCATAAAGAAACCATTCAAGGACAGCTGAAAGTTCGGCATCCTGGTCTCTACACCCTTATCTTTGACAACTCTTTCTCTCG GTTTATCTCCAAGAAGGTTTTCTACCATCTGACCATGGAGAAGTCTATAATCTACGACGGCAGCGACTGCCCGTGA
- the ghrhrl gene encoding growth hormone releasing hormone receptor, like isoform X2 — translation MCSVRGIFLTLCLAPAALSSLHPECEYIFQLEKEERHCLQYIAEQENRSTEGSVSRNCTTGGWSRPFPPYHVACNVDDDIPETEESYFASVKLIYTIGYSISLVVLAVAVLILLLFRKLRCARNFIHIQLFLTFILKAVAVFIKDATLFSSDDTNHCTLSTFACKASVVFCHYCVMANFFWLLVEAFYLNSLLLSSFYHSRRCLWGFSLLGWGVPVLFIVLWIGSRVYFEDTECWDINEDSPYWWIIKGPIVVSIAVNFMLFMNIIRILIQKLNPRLIQFNNSSQYRRLTKSTLLLIPLFGTHYMFFNFLPDYFNVNLRLCIELCMGSFQGLLVAILYCFLNQEVQKEVHMQWLRWQERSYGVVSPAPKGSQMDTPF, via the exons ATGTGCAGTGTCCGAGGGATTTTCctcactctgtgtttggctccagcT GCGTTATCAAGTCTGCATCCTGAATGTGAATACATTTTTCAGCTGGAGAAAGAGGAGCGTCACTGCCTTCAGTACATTGCAGAACAGGAGAACAGAAGCACAGAAg GGTCAGTGAGCCGAAACTGTACAACTGGAGGTTGGTCGAGGCCGTTCCCACCATACCATGTTGCCTGTAATGTGGATGATGACATTCCCGAG ACAGAGGAGTCTTACTTTGCCTCAGTGAAGCTCATATACACCATTGGCTACAGCATCTCTCTAGTGGTGTTGGCTGTTGCTGTGTTGATCCTGCTACTCTTCAG GAAACTGCGTTGTGCCAGGAACTTTATTCACATCCAGCTCTTTCTTACTTTCATCCTGAAAGCTGTGGCGGTGTTTATAAAGGATGCTACTCTGTTCTCAAGCGACGACACCAACCACTGCACCCTTTCCACA TTTGCCTGTAAAGCCTCTGTGGTCTTCTGTCACTACTGTGTAATGGCAAACTTTTTTTGGCTCCTGGTGGAGGCATTTTACCTCAATTCCCTGCTGCTCTCTTCTTTCTATCATAGCCGCCGATGCCTGTGGGGCTTCAGCTTGCTGGGATGGG GTGTGCCGGTGCTCTTCATAGTCCTGTGGATTGGATCCAGGGTGTATTTTGAGGACACAGA ATGTTGGGACATCAATGAGGACTCACCCTATTGGTGGATCATCAAGGGGCCGATTGTTGTCTCTATAGCG GTCAATTTTATGCTCTTCATGAATATCATCAGAATTCTAATACAAAAGCTCAATCCACGTCTGATCCAGTTCAATAACTCCTCTCAGTACAG GCGCCTGACTAAATCCACCCTCCTCCTCATCCCTTTGTTTGGAACTCACTACATGTTCTTCAATTTTCTGCCCGACTACTTCAATGTTAACCTGCGCCTTTGTATCGAGCTCTGCATGGGGTCCTTCCAG GGGCTTCTTGTAGCAATTCTTTATTGCTTTCTAAATCAAGAG GTCCAGAAAGAGGTCCACATGCAGTGGTTGAGGTGGCAGGAAAGGAGTTACGGGGTAGTGTCTCCCGCACCGAAAGGCAGTCAGATGGACACGCCTTTCTAG
- the ghrhrl gene encoding growth hormone releasing hormone receptor, like isoform X1 gives MCSVRGIFLTLCLAPAALSSLHPECEYIFQLEKEERHCLQYIAEQENRSTEGCWPFWDAVTCWPHAVVGETVHRACPAVFSLFRNSTGSVSRNCTTGGWSRPFPPYHVACNVDDDIPETEESYFASVKLIYTIGYSISLVVLAVAVLILLLFRKLRCARNFIHIQLFLTFILKAVAVFIKDATLFSSDDTNHCTLSTFACKASVVFCHYCVMANFFWLLVEAFYLNSLLLSSFYHSRRCLWGFSLLGWGVPVLFIVLWIGSRVYFEDTECWDINEDSPYWWIIKGPIVVSIAVNFMLFMNIIRILIQKLNPRLIQFNNSSQYRRLTKSTLLLIPLFGTHYMFFNFLPDYFNVNLRLCIELCMGSFQGLLVAILYCFLNQEVQKEVHMQWLRWQERSYGVVSPAPKGSQMDTPF, from the exons ATGTGCAGTGTCCGAGGGATTTTCctcactctgtgtttggctccagcT GCGTTATCAAGTCTGCATCCTGAATGTGAATACATTTTTCAGCTGGAGAAAGAGGAGCGTCACTGCCTTCAGTACATTGCAGAACAGGAGAACAGAAGCACAGAAg GTTGTTGGCCCTTCTGGGATGCGGTCACCTGCTGGCCTCATGCAGTTGTTGGGGAAACTGTGCACAGAGCTTGTCCTGCAGTCTTCTCCCTCTTCAGAAATAGCACAG GGTCAGTGAGCCGAAACTGTACAACTGGAGGTTGGTCGAGGCCGTTCCCACCATACCATGTTGCCTGTAATGTGGATGATGACATTCCCGAG ACAGAGGAGTCTTACTTTGCCTCAGTGAAGCTCATATACACCATTGGCTACAGCATCTCTCTAGTGGTGTTGGCTGTTGCTGTGTTGATCCTGCTACTCTTCAG GAAACTGCGTTGTGCCAGGAACTTTATTCACATCCAGCTCTTTCTTACTTTCATCCTGAAAGCTGTGGCGGTGTTTATAAAGGATGCTACTCTGTTCTCAAGCGACGACACCAACCACTGCACCCTTTCCACA TTTGCCTGTAAAGCCTCTGTGGTCTTCTGTCACTACTGTGTAATGGCAAACTTTTTTTGGCTCCTGGTGGAGGCATTTTACCTCAATTCCCTGCTGCTCTCTTCTTTCTATCATAGCCGCCGATGCCTGTGGGGCTTCAGCTTGCTGGGATGGG GTGTGCCGGTGCTCTTCATAGTCCTGTGGATTGGATCCAGGGTGTATTTTGAGGACACAGA ATGTTGGGACATCAATGAGGACTCACCCTATTGGTGGATCATCAAGGGGCCGATTGTTGTCTCTATAGCG GTCAATTTTATGCTCTTCATGAATATCATCAGAATTCTAATACAAAAGCTCAATCCACGTCTGATCCAGTTCAATAACTCCTCTCAGTACAG GCGCCTGACTAAATCCACCCTCCTCCTCATCCCTTTGTTTGGAACTCACTACATGTTCTTCAATTTTCTGCCCGACTACTTCAATGTTAACCTGCGCCTTTGTATCGAGCTCTGCATGGGGTCCTTCCAG GGGCTTCTTGTAGCAATTCTTTATTGCTTTCTAAATCAAGAG GTCCAGAAAGAGGTCCACATGCAGTGGTTGAGGTGGCAGGAAAGGAGTTACGGGGTAGTGTCTCCCGCACCGAAAGGCAGTCAGATGGACACGCCTTTCTAG